Proteins encoded together in one Thermomicrobiales bacterium window:
- a CDS encoding MDR family MFS transporter encodes MARVGSRKLNQKLVVAVVYVCGMMMNSLDSTMVTVAFATLGREFGRTPDEMQGILIGYLVSMAMFIPASGWLGDRFGTKRIFLLALGIFTLGSLLSGMAQSYEMLVGTRIIQGAGGGLIIPVGMAMLYRTYPPEERVRISRILMFALIIGPACGPLVGGFLVEKFSWHAIFFVNVPVGLTALVFGGLFLEEHTEAAPGGFDIAGFVLGSFGLACVMFALNQGNRQGWTAPLVLAAAGIGIALMLSFVYVELHKPEPMVQLRLFKNKLFGATAVVSFFSSAAFLGILFVTPVFLQEGRGVSPLESGLTTFPEAIGVVCSTQLVARLYPRFGPRRLMVGGMAGLGCVALIMSRLTLEGGPWPVRILMFALGVCMAYIFLPNQAASLATVSKSETGRASTLFSVQRQLGSAIGIAVLGSVMAVVGTTVGGTIDGPPNVDAYHAAYMAAAVIAFIGSLLALRVPDSEAAHTMVRQTKVKRKKPAPKRDSLADQNTVSS; translated from the coding sequence ATGGCCCGCGTGGGCTCGCGCAAGCTCAACCAGAAACTCGTCGTGGCCGTGGTGTACGTCTGCGGCATGATGATGAACTCGCTCGATTCGACCATGGTCACGGTGGCGTTCGCGACGCTCGGCCGCGAGTTCGGCCGCACGCCGGACGAGATGCAGGGCATCCTGATCGGCTATCTGGTCAGCATGGCCATGTTCATTCCGGCTTCCGGCTGGCTGGGAGACCGGTTCGGCACCAAGCGCATCTTCTTGCTCGCGTTGGGAATTTTTACCCTGGGTTCCCTCTTGAGCGGCATGGCGCAAAGCTACGAGATGCTGGTCGGAACGCGCATCATCCAGGGCGCCGGCGGCGGACTGATCATCCCGGTGGGGATGGCGATGCTCTATCGCACGTATCCTCCAGAAGAACGGGTGCGCATCTCGCGCATCCTCATGTTCGCGCTCATCATCGGTCCAGCCTGTGGCCCCCTTGTGGGTGGCTTCCTGGTGGAGAAGTTCTCCTGGCACGCGATTTTCTTCGTCAATGTCCCGGTCGGGCTTACCGCGCTCGTGTTTGGCGGTCTCTTTCTCGAGGAGCACACGGAAGCGGCGCCAGGCGGATTCGACATCGCCGGATTCGTCCTGGGCAGCTTCGGGCTGGCCTGTGTGATGTTCGCGCTCAATCAGGGGAACCGGCAGGGGTGGACAGCGCCGCTGGTGCTTGCCGCCGCTGGCATCGGGATCGCCCTGATGCTCTCGTTCGTCTACGTCGAGCTGCACAAGCCGGAGCCGATGGTGCAACTTCGGCTCTTCAAGAACAAGCTGTTTGGCGCCACAGCCGTCGTCTCGTTCTTCTCGTCGGCGGCATTTCTGGGAATCCTCTTCGTGACGCCGGTCTTCCTGCAGGAGGGGAGGGGCGTGAGTCCCCTCGAATCTGGTCTGACCACCTTCCCCGAGGCCATTGGTGTCGTCTGCTCGACCCAATTGGTCGCGCGGCTCTATCCCAGATTCGGGCCACGCAGGCTCATGGTCGGCGGCATGGCCGGGCTTGGGTGCGTGGCGCTCATCATGTCCCGCCTGACGCTGGAGGGTGGTCCCTGGCCGGTGCGTATCCTCATGTTCGCGCTCGGGGTGTGCATGGCCTACATCTTCCTGCCCAACCAGGCCGCCAGCCTGGCAACGGTTTCGAAGTCCGAGACAGGCCGTGCATCGACGCTCTTTTCGGTGCAACGCCAGTTGGGTAGCGCGATCGGGATCGCGGTCCTCGGGAGCGTGATGGCTGTCGTCGGTACGACCGTCGGGGGGACCATCGACGGGCCGCCTAACGTCGATGCGTATCACGCCGCCTACATGGCTGCTGCGGTAATCGCGTTCATCGGCTCGCTGCTCGCGTTGC